A window of Rhizobium lusitanum genomic DNA:
TCACCTATCAGGCCCTATTCGGTTTGATTGCCGTGACCGGTCTGCGTATCAGCGAGGCACTGTCTCTCGATCGTGCGGATGTTGACCTGGGGGCGGGCATCGTAAACATCCGTAGGGGGAAGTTGGGCAAGCAACGGATCGTTCCGATCAGCGAAAGTACGTCGTTGCGTCTTCGAGCATATGCGATGGAGCGCGATCGGTTGATCGAGGGGAAGCCTGTCGCATTCTTCGTCGCCGATAACGGAAATCGGGTCAGCGACTGCGGAGCGCGCTACAACTTCGCAATGGTCTCGCAGGCAATCGGCCTGAGGTCGGCTCAGAAGTTCCAGAAACATGGATGCGGCCCTCGCATTCATGATCTCTGTCACACCTTTGCGGTTCGCACGATGCTGAACTGGTATCGGCAAGGGCTAGATCCCGCCCGCGAAATGATCAAGCTGACCACCTATCTCGGCCACGAAAGCCCATCCCATACCTATTGGTATATTGAAGCCGTGCCGGAACTCCTGGGATTGGCGTCGCAACGCGCGGAAGCGTCTTTGGAGACGGAGGCGCGGGCTTGAGCACCTCGACGCTTCCGACCCTGATCCAGCGCTTCTTCACCGAGCGCCTGTGCACTCAGGTCAACGCTAGCCCGAATACGATCGCGGGATATCGCGACACATTCCGGCTTCTCCTGAACTATGCCAGCAAACGCTGTGGTCGACCTCCGACCAAGCTGACCGTGCAAGATCTCGATAACTCGCTGATCGGCGAGTTCCTTGGCTACATCGAGACCGTTCGGGGGAATACGGCACGCAGCCGAAACACGCGGCTGGCGGCGATCCGCTCATTCTTCCGGTTCGTGGCAATGTTGGAACCGGCCATGCTTCACCATTGCCAGCAGATCGCCGAGATGCCGAGTAAGCGCTACGTCAAGCGCGCCATCGACTTCCTTGAAAGGCACGAGATTGAGGCCCTGATTGCGGCGCCAGACCGATCAACTTGGAGTGGCCGGCGTGATCATGCGATCCTTGTGCTCGCTCTTCAGACCGGACTGCGCGCATCAGAACTTATCGGTCTGCGGCGCAGTGACATTGCACTGGGATCCGGTGCTCATATTCGTTGCGAGGGGAAAGGACGCAAGGAGCGGAGCACGCCTCTTCGGCGCGATACTGCGAAGTTGCTGGAGGCCTGGCTTCGCGAGCGTGGGGGTGACGAAGCGAGCGAAATCTTCCCGAGCATCCGGGGCACCAGGTTGAGCCGTGATGCCCTGGAGCGGATAGTCAGTCGACATACTCTGACAGCAACGCGTTCCTGCCCTTCGTTGACAGAGAAGCGAGTGAGCCCGCACGTTCTTCGGCACAGCACCGCAATGGAGCTTCTTCATCACGGGGTCGATCAAACCGTTATCGCACTCTGGCTGGGCCACGAGTCTGTCGAAACGACACAAGTCTATGTCCATGCAGACCTGCGGATTAAGGAA
This region includes:
- a CDS encoding tyrosine-type recombinase/integrase, yielding MNALSIELDNYLAIRRGFGFALRTDERILRRFIQFVSGAEAIHLRRDHFAQWQATFGNAGSYTWSRRLGIVRQFANWLHANDERHEVPPSDLIPRRQHRPRPYIYSPEEIYDIVITAGKLPSPNGIRRLTYQALFGLIAVTGLRISEALSLDRADVDLGAGIVNIRRGKLGKQRIVPISESTSLRLRAYAMERDRLIEGKPVAFFVADNGNRVSDCGARYNFAMVSQAIGLRSAQKFQKHGCGPRIHDLCHTFAVRTMLNWYRQGLDPAREMIKLTTYLGHESPSHTYWYIEAVPELLGLASQRAEASLETEARA
- a CDS encoding tyrosine-type recombinase/integrase gives rise to the protein MSTSTLPTLIQRFFTERLCTQVNASPNTIAGYRDTFRLLLNYASKRCGRPPTKLTVQDLDNSLIGEFLGYIETVRGNTARSRNTRLAAIRSFFRFVAMLEPAMLHHCQQIAEMPSKRYVKRAIDFLERHEIEALIAAPDRSTWSGRRDHAILVLALQTGLRASELIGLRRSDIALGSGAHIRCEGKGRKERSTPLRRDTAKLLEAWLRERGGDEASEIFPSIRGTRLSRDALERIVSRHTLTATRSCPSLTEKRVSPHVLRHSTAMELLHHGVDQTVIALWLGHESVETTQVYVHADLRIKEKALARMVGPDAKPSRYRPGDKLLEFLESL